A portion of the Segatella copri DSM 18205 genome contains these proteins:
- a CDS encoding YeiH family protein, which yields MRLSEQRSSMLHGVLLIALFACAAFYIGGMDWVKALSFSPMVVGIIIGMLYANSLRNNLPDTWVPGIKFCSKRILRTGIILYGFKLTFQDVMAVGFSAIVMDAIIVCGTIGLGILVGRLLKIDRSIALLTACGSAICGAAAVLGVDGAIRPKPYKTAVAVATVVIFGTLSMFLYPILYRAGIFDLSPDMMGLFTGSTVHEVAHVVGAANAMGAEVSNNAIIVKMIRVMMLVPVLLVIAWTVARDVAKRDNLENTDTNKPKISIPWFAILFLVVIGFNSLGLLPESIVDWINQLDTFLLTMAMAALGAETSFDKFKKAGIKPFLLAAILYCWLIGGGYCLVKFAIPYL from the coding sequence GTGGCATGGACTGGGTGAAAGCTCTTTCGTTTAGCCCCATGGTGGTGGGTATCATCATTGGTATGCTCTATGCCAATAGTTTACGTAACAACCTGCCCGACACCTGGGTACCGGGCATCAAGTTTTGCAGCAAGCGAATCCTCCGCACAGGCATCATCCTTTATGGTTTCAAGCTCACCTTCCAGGATGTGATGGCTGTGGGCTTCTCTGCCATCGTAATGGATGCCATCATCGTATGTGGCACCATCGGCTTGGGAATCCTGGTGGGAAGACTCCTGAAAATTGACCGCAGCATCGCACTGCTAACCGCTTGCGGAAGTGCCATCTGTGGAGCTGCAGCAGTTTTGGGTGTGGATGGGGCCATTCGTCCAAAGCCTTACAAGACGGCAGTAGCCGTAGCCACCGTAGTCATCTTTGGAACATTATCCATGTTCCTCTACCCTATTCTCTACAGAGCTGGCATCTTTGACCTATCACCAGATATGATGGGACTCTTTACGGGTTCCACCGTTCATGAAGTAGCCCATGTGGTAGGTGCTGCCAATGCCATGGGAGCCGAGGTGAGCAACAATGCCATCATTGTGAAGATGATAAGGGTGATGATGCTGGTACCGGTATTACTGGTGATTGCATGGACCGTTGCAAGGGATGTTGCCAAAAGAGATAATCTGGAAAATACTGATACCAACAAGCCTAAAATCAGCATTCCATGGTTTGCCATTCTCTTCCTGGTAGTGATTGGATTCAATTCTCTTGGTTTGCTTCCGGAAAGCATAGTGGATTGGATTAACCAACTGGATACTTTCCTCCTGACCATGGCAATGGCAGCATTGGGAGCCGAGACAAGCTTTGACAAATTCAAGAAAGCTGGCATTAAGCCTTTCCTCTTGGCTGCCATTCTTTATTGCTGGCTCATTGGAGGTGGATATTGTCTGGTGAAGTTTGCCATACCTTATTTATAA
- a CDS encoding replication initiation protein, with amino-acid sequence MEQVNQQQQGDQTYYRKFACLFKSELYQDRHKNWMVKFRFDNNVMRFFYNFDKGVSRIDLNAINQCRSASSIKLYLIMNCWAVKGFTISKTAHIQQLMHGREDYYKTWSALDNKCLTFACKDLAPLPEPHHRPVSYL; translated from the coding sequence ATGGAACAAGTAAATCAACAGCAGCAGGGCGACCAAACCTACTACCGGAAATTTGCATGCCTGTTTAAGAGTGAGCTATACCAAGACCGGCACAAGAACTGGATGGTAAAATTCCGCTTCGACAACAACGTGATGCGGTTTTTCTACAATTTCGACAAGGGAGTCAGCCGTATCGACCTCAATGCCATCAACCAATGCCGCAGCGCATCGAGCATCAAGTTATATCTCATCATGAACTGCTGGGCTGTAAAGGGATTCACCATCAGCAAAACGGCACATATCCAGCAACTGATGCATGGCAGGGAAGATTACTACAAGACCTGGTCGGCACTAGACAACAAATGTCTGACTTTTGCCTGCAAAGACCTCGCGCCTTTACCGGAACCGCATCATCGACCAGTATCTTACCTATAA
- the ftsZ gene encoding cell division protein FtsZ, translating into MMKEDWTPIDFGQTEDTTKNIIKVIGVGGGGCNAVKNMYAEGIVNMSFAVCNTDSQSLSKSPVPVKIMLGKSGLGAGANPEVGRSEAQNTQEDIKKLLDDGTKMVFVTAGMGGGTGTGAAPVIAGIAKGMGILTVGIITIPFYFEKRKKIVKALQGVEEMRKNVDALLIVNNERLCDVYADSEITVKDAFKLADKVLSDATKSISELITVEGTINLDFRDIETTIKSGGGAIMAMGRASGEGRVQSAIKNALDSPLLYGSDISNAQRILFNIYTSSKHPIFVREMREIDAFFDELNPDIKVIWGLSDDDSLDEDAKVTILATGLNNELAEDIPESSSVLKDEEDYQRIIDKLYHPIRDNFQTLANKTEQKQEAESIDNINPDATEKEATIVHREEMSGNESGEEPAKVLVEDNPSTTEDSREVPVETPIAKPKSWTLGGRIKNGLKKIAEDLDIITYDDENYK; encoded by the coding sequence ATGATGAAAGAAGATTGGACTCCTATAGATTTCGGACAGACAGAAGATACTACCAAGAACATCATCAAGGTGATTGGTGTGGGTGGTGGCGGATGCAATGCCGTTAAGAATATGTATGCAGAGGGTATAGTAAACATGAGTTTCGCCGTCTGCAATACGGATAGTCAATCACTATCCAAGTCGCCTGTGCCGGTCAAGATCATGCTCGGAAAGAGTGGTTTGGGTGCAGGGGCAAATCCCGAAGTGGGAAGAAGTGAGGCTCAGAATACCCAGGAAGACATCAAGAAACTGCTGGACGACGGAACCAAGATGGTTTTTGTTACTGCCGGAATGGGTGGTGGAACGGGTACGGGTGCCGCACCTGTCATTGCCGGTATTGCCAAAGGGATGGGCATCCTTACCGTTGGCATCATCACCATACCTTTCTACTTCGAGAAGCGAAAGAAAATTGTCAAGGCTCTGCAGGGTGTAGAAGAAATGCGCAAGAACGTGGATGCCTTGCTTATCGTCAACAACGAGCGTCTCTGCGATGTTTATGCCGACTCCGAGATTACCGTAAAGGATGCCTTCAAACTGGCAGACAAGGTACTGAGTGATGCCACCAAGAGTATATCGGAACTCATCACTGTGGAGGGAACCATCAATCTTGACTTCCGAGACATCGAGACTACCATCAAGAGCGGTGGCGGTGCTATCATGGCCATGGGTAGAGCCAGTGGTGAGGGAAGGGTTCAAAGTGCCATCAAGAATGCGTTAGACTCTCCTCTGCTCTATGGCAGCGATATCAGTAATGCCCAGCGCATCCTTTTCAATATCTACACTTCCAGCAAGCACCCTATCTTTGTGAGGGAGATGAGAGAAATTGATGCCTTCTTTGATGAACTGAACCCTGATATCAAGGTGATTTGGGGTCTTTCTGATGATGACAGTCTGGATGAGGATGCCAAAGTCACCATTCTGGCAACTGGTCTGAACAATGAGTTGGCTGAGGATATTCCTGAAAGTTCTTCTGTATTGAAGGATGAGGAAGACTATCAGAGAATCATCGACAAGCTCTATCATCCTATCAGAGACAACTTCCAGACGCTAGCAAATAAAACCGAGCAAAAGCAAGAAGCAGAATCTATAGATAACATCAATCCAGATGCTACAGAGAAGGAAGCTACTATTGTCCATCGAGAAGAAATGTCAGGAAATGAGTCTGGAGAAGAGCCAGCTAAGGTTTTAGTGGAAGACAATCCTTCTACAACCGAAGATTCAAGAGAAGTTCCTGTTGAAACGCCTATCGCCAAGCCAAAGTCATGGACATTAGGTGGAAGAATCAAAAATGGGCTGAAGAAAATTGCAGAAGATCTGGACATCATCACTTACGATGATGAAAACTACAAGTAG